A stretch of the Lolium perenne isolate Kyuss_39 chromosome 3, Kyuss_2.0, whole genome shotgun sequence genome encodes the following:
- the LOC127344702 gene encoding DYRK-family kinase pom1-like has translation MAAPGLDEVMAFLTEHGFASTASALRDDVLGRTAEVASDSSPALDPRLPPLRMPASASASGVGAGTTAPASPGSSSESASSSAFVSMRSTPSGLLNPYGVWSPPHSLSDASSSEMEFGTARQYDTSDIFFQEGWLYDDHIFHTKLDDDGRDKEEDKFVLGAHGGSGRTETFDLAAGGGRRHEHAGTDGCEGCAEVYTCSSPLCGCCGGGLKDVRNSSSAVYGRYKIMDDQTEVLDECGLDVFQLKQSDDAVLECDLPRDSEQGDEHVELNVVDRELRMLSSFDTCADADIVAGPVTTNVELDDNTENNLESSGEKEYLKDYSSDPFPQNGDSDDIYDFGDIGPLNTDVKKSAALIAEEEDPESNIDMSLANFHREYEVFELRIVHRKNRTGFEENKDFPIVLNSVIAGRYYVTEYLGSAAFSKVAQAHDLQTGMDICLKIIKNDKDFFDQSLDEIKLLKFVNKYDPSDEHHVLRLYDYFYHQEHLFIVTELLRANLYEFQKYNQESGGEEYFTFPRIQAIARQCLEALVYLHHLSIVHCDLKPENILIKSYSRCEIKIIDLGSSCFLTDNLSLYVQSRSYRAPEVILGLPYDQRIDIWSLGCILAELYTGEVLFPNESVNMMLAGMIGIVGPIDMEMLALGQETHKYFTDDYDLFTKNEETDQLEYLVPEKSSLRRHLRCPDLQFVDFLSYLLQINPRKRPTASEALEHPWLSSEY, from the exons ATGGCGGCGCCGGGCCTGGACGAGGTCATGGCGTTCCTCACGGAGCACGGCTTCGCGAGCACCGCCTCCGCCCTCCGGGACGACGTGCTGGGCCGCACTGCCGAAGTGGCATCAGACTCCTCTCCCGCGCTAGATCCCCGGCTCCCGCCCCTCCGGAtgccggcctccgcctccgcctccggcgTCGGCGCCGGCACGACGGCGCCTGCGAGCCCCGGTTCCAGCTCCGAGtcagcctcctcctccgccttcgTCAGCATGCGCTCAACGCCCTCAG GGCTGCTGAATCCATATGGCGTCTGGTCGCCTCCGCACTCGCTGTCGGACGCGTCGTCATCTGAGATGGAGTTCGGCACAGCGCGCCAGTACGACACCAGCGACATCTTCTTCCAAGAAGGCTGGCTCTACGACGACCACATCTTCCATACCAAGCTGGACGACGATGGTAGAGACAAAGAAGAGGACAAGTTCGTTCTCGGTGCTCACGGCGGCTCAGGGCGGACAGAAACGTTCGATCTTGCCGCCGGCGGTGGCCGCCGGCATGAACATGCCGGCACTGACGGCTGTGAGGGGTGTGCCGAGGTGTACACCTGCTCATCACCGCTCTGCGGCTGCTGCGGCGGGGGACTCAAGGATGTCAGGAATTCGAGCTCCGCTGTATACGGGAGATACAAGATCATGGATGACCAGACAGAGGTACTTGACGAGTGTGGCCTGGATGTGTTTCAGCTGAAGCAGAGTGATGATGCAGTGTTGGAGTGCGATTTGCCAAGAGATTCTGAGCAAGGAGATGAGCATGTGGAGCTGAATGTTGTGGACAGGGAGCTTCGAATGCTCAGTTCATTTGATACTTGTGCTGATGCTGATATTGTTGCAG GTCCAGTCACGACCAATGTAGAGTTGGATGATAACACTGAAAACAATCTGGAAAGCAGCGGGGAGAAAGAATATCTGAAAGACTATAGCTCAGATCCTTTCCCACAGAATGGTGATTCCGACGACATCTATGACTTTGGAGATATTGGGCCATTGAATACAGATGTCAAAAAGTCTGCTGCTCTTATAGCCGAGGAAGAAGATCCAGAGTCAAATATTGATATGTCCCTCGCTAATTTCCATCGAGAATACGAGGTATTTGAATTGAGAATTGTCCACCGCAAGAACAG GACTGGCTTTGAAGAAAACAAAGATTTCCCCATTGTCTTGAATTCAGTCATAGCAGGAAGATATTATGTCACTGAATATCTTGGTTCCGCTGCATTCAGCAAGGTTGCTCAAGCACATGATCTTCAGACGGGAATGGATATTTGCCttaaaataattaaaaatgaTAAGGATTTCTTTGATCAGAGTTTAGAtgagataaagctgctgaaatttgtgAACAAATATGATCCATCAGATGAACATCATGTACTGCGCCTATATGACTACTTCTATCACCAG GAACATCTTTTCATTGTCACTGAATTGCTACGAGCAAATCTGTATGAGTTTCAGAAATATAACCAGGAGTCTGGTGGTGAGGAGTACTTTACGTTTCCTAGGATACAG GCAATTGCTCGGCAATGTTTGGAAGCTTTGGTATACTTGCATCATTTAAGTATCGTTCACTGCGACCTAAAACCAGAGAATATCCTTATCAAGAGCTACAGCAGGTGTGAAATTAAGATCATTGATCTTGGGAGCAGTTGCTTCTTGACAGACAACTTAAGCCTGTATGTCCAATCACGTTCTTATCGAGCTCCTGAGGTCATTCTAGGGCTGCCATATGATCAGAGGATTGACATTTGGTCTCTCGGTTGCATCCTTGCTGAACTATACACTGGTGAA GTACTATTTCCTAATGAATCAGTGAACATGATGCTTGCCGGTATGATTGGGATAGTTGGACCAATTGAtatggaaatgctagcattggggCAGGAGACACATAAGTATTTTACTGACGATTACGACCTTTTCACCAAGAATGAG GAGACAGATCAGCTAGAGTATCTGGTTCCAGAGAAGTCTTCTCTGCGGCGTCATTTGAGATGCCCTGATCTCCAGTTTGTCGATTTTCTATCTTATTTGCTGCAAATAAACCCCAGGAAGAGGCCAACAGCCAGTGAAGCGCTAGAACATCCATGGCTTTCATCTGAGTACTAA